TGTATATGGGAGCATATGCTAAGAAGTATGTTGGTAATCTGAAAGTAACAGCAGGAGTGGGATTCCAGTATGGAGATTATGATATAGACAGAATAGCAGTAAACAGGGTAGCTTCAAGCATAGGAGAATCTGTGATGAAATATTCAGATAACTATAATGATATGACATATGATATCTATCTAAATGGAAGATATTCCAACCCAATAGGAGATAATCTATTCCTAGAACCATATGGAACACTGTCATATACTTATATAGACCAAGATGGAGCAGATGAGGGAAACAAAACTCTGGCTATAGAAACAGATTCAAAATCATTTGATTATACAACAGCAAAAGTGGGAATAGACCTTAAAAAAGTAATACCACATGAAAAAGGAAAGAGTACACTGTCAGCAGGGGTAAGTTATACAAGAATACTAAGTGGAGCAGATGAGGAATATATCACAGGAAGATTTAAAGGTGGAAGTGACTTTGATATCTTAGTTGCTCACAAGAATGAACACAGCATAGGATTAAATGCAAAATATGCTCTTGAACTTGAAAGTGGAATGCTCTTTGATCTAAAGGGAACTTATGCAGTGGAAAGAGATTCACATAATGGAACAGGTAAAAACAAAACAAAAGGTGAATGGATAGTAGGAGCAGGGCTGGGATATAAGTTCTAAAATAAATAAAAATAATAAAACAGCAAACTCTCTTTATAAAAGGCAGATAAATTACTTTTTATAAAGAGAGTATTTTTTTATTAATAATAAAAATGTATTTTTGTAATAAGAGGTTCTTTATAGTATAATTTAATATGAAAATCTATAAATAAACTGGAGGCATAAAATTGAAAAAAATAATTTTGGGACTATTCATAGTTACAGGTCTTTTATTTGGAAAAGAATCAGACAGTGATATAAAAAGACTTACTGATCAAATGATGCTTGGAACTATCTGGATGCAGCAGTCAGGAGAATATAGAGCATTGGTATATCAGGCTTTTAATACAGCAAAGTTATCTTTTGACAATATGGAAGTAAAAGATGGAAAGATAAAAGCAGTGATAGCTGATTTAGATGAAACATTGGTGGATAATGGAAAA
Above is a genomic segment from Fusobacterium sp. containing:
- a CDS encoding autotransporter outer membrane beta-barrel domain-containing protein, encoding YMGAYAKKYVGNLKVTAGVGFQYGDYDIDRIAVNRVASSIGESVMKYSDNYNDMTYDIYLNGRYSNPIGDNLFLEPYGTLSYTYIDQDGADEGNKTLAIETDSKSFDYTTAKVGIDLKKVIPHEKGKSTLSAGVSYTRILSGADEEYITGRFKGGSDFDILVAHKNEHSIGLNAKYALELESGMLFDLKGTYAVERDSHNGTGKNKTKGEWIVGAGLGYKF